From Coffea arabica cultivar ET-39 chromosome 9c, Coffea Arabica ET-39 HiFi, whole genome shotgun sequence, one genomic window encodes:
- the LOC113709045 gene encoding antimicrobial ginkbilobin-2-like protein, protein MTLSSVLELIAENQNYFPAGAGSRYRKNLNILLSRLRSRTPETGFALEYVGTPKQWPRVEAIATKTYFAKGEVKLAKSESTLYGLVQCASDISPADCKTCMGELMARIPDYTGKGGQFLSATCTLQYEFYRFFNA, encoded by the exons ATGACCCTCTCCAGCGTCTTGGAATTGATTGCAGAAAATCAAAACTACTTCCCCGCCGGCGCTGGGAGTAGATACCGCAAGAACTTGAACATTCTCTTGAGTCGTCTTCGGAGTAGAACCCCTGAAACAGGGTTCGCTCTTGAATACGTGGGCACTCCAAAACAGTGGCCACGGG TGGAGGctattgcaaccaaaacttacTTTGCTAAAGGAGAAGTTAAGCTTGCAAAATCAGAAAGTACACTCTATGGACTGGTTCAGTGTGCCTCGGATATTTCTCCAGCTGATTGCAAGACTTGCATGGGTGAGTTGATGGCCCGGATTCCTGACTATACTGGGAAAGGAGGGCAATTCCTCAGTGCTACTTGCACCTTGCAGTACGAGTTCTATAGGTTCTTCAACGCTTAA
- the LOC113709046 gene encoding antimicrobial ginkbilobin-2-like protein, producing the protein MAISQLTISIFVILSVALFVQMGAGDDPLKRIGADCRNSNHFPARSKYHKNLSILLNDLQNKTPDTGFALEFVGEPKTGRGVYGRSFCRGDISRTECKACVGAVIARILEKCPLKKGAVGLSEICSLIYSHRDIFHKYIVDTYYISRGRNISISAPVETITKFVNNLTDKAIATKTFFATGDVKLADESGNTIYGLVQCALDLSPADCKSCIAGMLERIPDFTPRGGRFVSAACTLQYEFYQFFIA; encoded by the coding sequence ATGGCAATCTCACAATTAACCATTTCCATCTTTGTAATTCTGTCCGTTGCCCTTTTCGTGCAAATGGGGGCTGGAGACGATCCTCTCAAGCGTATTGGAGCTGACTGCAGAAATTCTAACCACTTTCCTGCCAGGAGTAAATACCACAAGAACTTGAGCATTCTCTTGAATGATCTTCAGAATAAAACTCCTGATACAGGGTTCGCTCTTGAATTCGTGGGCGAGCCGAAAACTGGTCGCGGGGTATACGGCCGATCTTTCTGTCGTGGTGATATTTCAAGAACAGAATGCAAAGCCTGTGTTGGGGCTGTAATTGCAAGGATTCTCGAAAAGTGtccattaaagaaaggcgcggTTGGTCTCTCTGAAATTTGTTCGCTGATTTACTCGCACAGAGATATCTTCCACAAATACATAGTTGACACGTACTACATTTCTAGAGGTCGGAATATAAGCATCTCCGCACCAGTAGAAACTataaccaagtttgtgaacaaTCTAACAGACAAGGCTATTGCAACCAAAACGTTCTTTGCTACAGGAGACGTTAAGCTTGCAGATGAATCAGGGAATACAATCTATGGACTGGTTCAGTGTGCCTTGGACCTTTCTCCAGCTGATTGCAAGAGTTGCATTGCTGGGATGTTGGAACGGATCCCTGATTTTACTCCCAGGGGAGGTCGATTCGTCAGTGCAGCTTGCACTTTGCAATACGAGTTTTACCAGTTCTTTATTGCTTAA